acattttttttccccagaggatACATTTGAAAGCTgtatcaaaaatattaatatttcatttcatgCCCCTTTTAGTGTAAAACCTCAAATATTTTGctctaagaaaataattccaaagCTTGAAAACAACtaaagcagtggtcagcaaactgcagttcgcgagccacatgcggctctttggccccttgagtgtgactctttgccagcttaggagtaccctaattaagttaataacaatgtacctacctatatagtttaagttaaaaaaatttggctctcggccctggctggttggctcagcggtagagcgtcggcctggtgtgcgggggacccaggttcgattcccggccagggcacaaaggagaagcacccatttgcttctccagccccccctctttcctctctgtctctctcttcccctcccacagccaaggctccattggagcaaagatggcccgggcactggggatggctccttggcctctgccccaggtgctagagtggctctggtcacggcagagcgacccccagaggggcagagcatcgccccctggtgggcagagcgtcgcccctggtgggcgtgccaggtggatcccagtcgggtgcatgctggagtctgactgtctctccccgtttccagcttcagaaaaatacaaaaaaataatttggctctcaaaagaaatttcagtcgttgtactgttgatatttggctctgttgactaatgagttcgcCGACCACTGAACTAAAGGATCCTCATTGTAGTGTTATTAACAACAGAGAAAAACTATGTGAGACAACTTAAACAGAATCAGTTAAAGAAATTATAGCTCATACATGCACTAAAATACTATGTAATCATTAACAGTGAAGTAGAAGAATGTGAAGCTAAAATACAGTGTAAAAAATATAATCTGAATGGATAGCTTTATGGCTGAGATTTTTTAAGGAATAAAGGAAGGGTTATAGGAAGAATACTGTAATATATGCTTCTGTTTAATTCTAGTTTTgtaaattatacatattataaatattatatatagtttccttttcttactcatttttatttttccagtttttattaACAAGCACTGTGACAGTCACATTATccacttcctgtttttttttcttgctaacaGAATTCTATTTTGTATGTGGTGGCATTTGATTGGACCAAGGAAATGATTCAATTCTTGGTCTAAGCCAATCACGGCCATCTTGCTTTCCATTTTCCCAACATTTCTTGCTTATGTTCAATTTCTAAAAGATTCAAGGGGAGGCCGGCTAGAGTTCAGTTCTTTAGTTGAAGAGTCTGGGAGACATACTGCTGGGAAAGGTTTGCTCTTCCGATAAAAGGGGCAGATGTGACTGGCTCCATTGCTTCCCAGTCTCTTCCTGCCCAGAAGATGGATGTTATGGCGGGAGCTGTCAGCAACCTTTCAGCAAACTCCAGGGAGAGACCACAAAGATCACTGCTAGCCCCACCTTCAGACATTCTGTTATGCAAGAAAGCAAGTCCCTCTTTGCGTAAGGTCGggttttctgttacttgcagcgAAAAGCATCACTAACTGATTTAAatgtgcaataaaaaaaattgaaagagactttttaaaaaaaaaaaatttaaaggtggAATAAAATGCCTGGAAGAATAAGTCCACATCTTATCTGTATTTTCTAGAATATAcctataaaacatttgtaataataatccagtaaaagttatttaaaattgtataacgccctggccggttggctcagcggtagagcgtcggcctaacgtgcggaggacccgggttcgattccggcctgggcacacaggagaagcgcccatttgcttctccacccctccgccgcgccttcctctctgtctctctcttcccctcccacagccaaggctccattggagcaaagatggcctgggcgctggggatggctctgtggcctctgcctcaggcgctagagtggctctggtcgcaacatggcgactcccaggatgggcagagcatcgccccctggtgggcagagcgtcgccccatggtgggcgtgccgggtggatcccggtcgggcgcatgcgggagtctgtctgactgtctctccctgtttccagcttcagagaaatgcaaaaaataaataaataaataaaataaaattgtataacgGTCTAGAACACATCCAGTCCCCCAGTGGTGGTCTCGGAGGACTTGGTTAGCCCTGCATTGATTTGCTTTGTAATCCTGGGAAAGCACTGCATTGGTCTAAAACGTGGCCTTCCACTCTATCAAGACAATTAattacatgtcttttttttttttttttttagcagagacagagtcagagagagggacagatagggacagacaggaagggagagagatgagaaacatcaattctttgttgcggttccttagttgtccattgattgatttctcatatgtgccttgaccagggggctacagcagaccgagtgaccccttgctcgagccagtgaccttgagctcaagctggtgagccttgctcaaacctgatgagcccatgctcaagctggcgacctcggggtctcgaacctgggtcctccacgtcccagtacaatgctctttccactgcctcGTCAGTCTAATCACATGACTCTTAAGGCTCCCTGCTATCAGCACTGGTTAAGGGGCTCAGTGCTCACCTCTGAGTctgtctttctcatctctctggacAATGATGGACTGAAAATATACTCTGCATGGGGAAATTGctcaaaaatggaaaagaaacactCTACTTTCCTTGGCTTCAAACAGAGAGCATACTTGTGGATACAGAAGAGATTGCTGGTTACTAGAGATGCCCTAGTAAATGGGAGAAGGGggttaaaaagtacaaacttccagttatgaaGTAAATAAGTCATAGTAATGCCAGGTACAGCACGAGGACTGTAGCtaacaatataatattgtatattcaaaagttgctaagagagtaattttcatcacaagaaaaaaaatttatatctgtATATTGATGGTTGTTGACTTACTATGGTGATCAtcttgcaatatatacaaatattaagtcattatgttgtatacccaaacTAATATTATATGCAATGATATctacattaaacaaacaaacaaacaaaacccagactGTATTTAAAACCGTAGCACCAAGGATcaccttataattttctttgaggTATCAGAATACCATCTTATGTGACTCTTCTGTTAAAGAGAAAACTGCTGGGATGctctgtatttccccatgttgtGTGCTCCCCTTGCTACAAGTAGTAAATCCAACTTTTCACCCATTAAGATATATTCCTCGAGATCTTTGGCCAGACGGCCTTGACTAGTAAGAGTTCAAAAACATAGCTACTAttagcaattattattttaaaaaattattgctatTAATCAAGAGGATCTAGCATATGAGGTGCTTTGCTGGGGAAGTGGCTGAGATACAACTAGAAGGCAGACTTGGAATAGGCtacagaaagctttttttttttttattttatttttattttttttatttttttttcatttttctgaagctggaaacagggagagacagtcagacagactcccgcatgcgcccgaccgggatccacccggcacgcccaccaggggcggcgctctgccccccaggggggggtgctctgcccatcctgggcgtcgccatattgcgaccagagccactctagcgcctgaggcagaggccacagagccatgcccagcgcccgggccatccctgctccaatggagccttggctgcgggaggggaagagagagacagagaggaaagcgcggcggaggggtggagaagcaaatgggcgcttctcctgtgtgccctggccgggaatcgaacccgggtcctccgcacgctaggccgacgctctaccgctgagccaaccggccagggcccagaaagccTTTTGATTCATATTCTCTTGTATGAAATGGAATAGCAGAACAtgattctcacacacacacacacacacacaaacacagatgtTAACacattatgaattattttttcatttcagtatagttgaaatacaatattatagtttcaggtgtgcaatgtagtgatttgacattttacGTATCCTTACAATGTGACCACCACCCTAAGTCTAGTAATATCTGTCACTGTGCAAGCTTATCACAGTGTTATTGACTGCATTTCTCTTCACCTTCTCCATACATCTTTAAACACCCTACCCTCTAGCAGCCATCAGTTTTATCCCTTTTTCTGTGAGtctgtttgttcacttgttttgttttttagattctacacataagtgaaatcatatggtatttttctctctctgtctgacttatttcacttagcatgataccctcTAGGTTTGTCCATGTTaacacaaatggcaagatttcattttttatggctaagtagtattccactatatgtaggtaccacatcttctttacctacttgtctattgatgggcacacaggttgcttccatatcttgactattgtaaataatactacagtgaacacaggggtgcatatatatatttgaattagtgctttatatttcttcagataaatacccagaattggaattgctggattgtgtgataaaacctatttaaaaatttttgaggattctccatgctgtttttcatagtgaatgccctaatttacattcccaccatcagtgcacgagtgtttccttttctccatagtCTCGTCAACACTAGTCATTTATGGCCATTATGATGGGTCTGAGGTGATATCGCATTGTGGTTCTGACTTTCATTTTACTTATGATTAgttatgttgagcatctttttatgtgtttgttgCCCATTTGTCTGTCCTCTTCAGAAAAATGTCTCATGTCCTCTGCTGACAAGTTTTGATATTTATAAGGTCCGTACACAAAGATAGAAAACTTGTCTTTCTTGTTCACAGCTGACTCTCCAGCATGTAAAGAAATGACAGTCAGGTCATAATAGCACAGACTCAATGAGTTTTTcctgaataaatgaattcagcatccTGGGAGACGTTAGCAGTTTAATTTGAATATTAATCAATCAGGTAGACAAACATAGCTAGGACATATATAGTAGTTACTGTGAGAGGCACTACACTGAACATTTTACATGTGTTAACTCAGTTTCCTCTCATCCTAGTTGTATGAAATaagtactattatttttttttaatgctttatcaGTTTATTTGTCTTTCCTCAAACCAGTCGCCTCCTGAAGCCATGGGAAATCACTGTGCTTTGGTATCTGGAGAGTGGTGAATGCAAAGGCATATCTGCAATTTTTATTTCTGGCAGGCCTTTCTTCGAGACAACTTTCCGATCTTCCCCATGGCAAAGCCTTTCGCTGCAATTTAAAAACAGAGTGTCTTCTAAAGGGCCAGCATGGATCCCACACACTTCTGCATGCTTCAGATTCACATTCCTGAATTTCATGCTTTCTTTCCAAGGCATAACATAAAATCTTGGGATCATCGTGTGCCTTAATGAAAACTGCGGCAAATGACCCTCACTCCTATTAGCAGGCTTAGATGAATTGTCATCAAAACAGTTGTTGGCAAGTTTAGGCAAGATAGGACgagtgtctttttctgaagccatTGCTGCCCTTAGAGATGGAATTTTCTTCTCATAAGTACTATTATTAACAGTTGAATGGAGgtggaaaccgaggcacagagtgGTTTAGTGACTCACCTGAGATCCCACGGCTAGTAAGTGGTCGAGTTGGGATTTAAATCAAGGCAGTACGACCTCAGAGTCTGTGCTCTTAACCAACATGCTGTGCTGCTTTGCAGTACAAAGTAAAGGTACGGAAGTTAAAAATGTGTGATTAAAGTGACAGGTGTATTTGTATTGTTTGTATCCAAAGCCACAGAATACACACTTTTTCTTCATTGACTATGAGGAAAAAtactctttgagtatttttaattgGTCACTTAATAGGCCACAAAATGGAAATTATGTAGATTATATAATTCAACTATAGCAAAATAACACCAAAAATACTAGGAAGAAAacacaacatcagaaatgaaaaggAGGTATAAGAACATACACAGCCTTGCAccaggtagcacagttggttggagtgtcactATGttaaggttgcagatttgattcctggtcagagcatgtataagaatcaaccaatgaatgcataaataagtggagctaCAAATAGATGTCTTTCTCCCCCatccaaatcaataaaaaagaacatattcaGAGGAAATAATGAATTACAAATGAGCACTATTTGTAACTTCATgtcaataaattttgaaaatgtaataaataagaTGGTATATTTTCCTAGGCAAGTATAAATCACCCAGAACTGACTCAAGAGTAGTCAGAAAAAGAATACTCCATTGTAATCAATGAATTTGAAAAGATGGTTATATTAGTGTATTCTATTAATTCATCAATGAACAGATAGTTATcctgataatttaaaaataccagcAAGTAGGAAAACCAGAATACTTTCAAAATCATGCTGAAAATGAGCATAACCTAGTATCAAATCTGAATGAGAACCATTCcctgaaaatgaaagagaaaataattttatttcttaatataaatgcaaaaattcctaaaataaataatctcaatctagcaggtgttttttttttgttgttgttgttttttgtttttttaaataagaacataaaggcatacttcagagatattgcaggtttggttccagacaACCACAATAAAGCAGCTATTGCAAGTAAAGTTACAGAAATGTTTTGGTTTCCAAATGCATATAAAAATtgtgtttaggccctggccggttggctcagtggtagagcgtcggcctggcgtgcaggagtcccgggttcgattcctggccagggcacacaggagaagcgcccatctgcttctccacctcttcccctctccttcctgtctctatcttcccctcccgcagccaaggttccattggagcaaagtttgcccgggtgctaaggatggctctgtggcctctgcctcaggcgctagaatggctctgattgcggcagagcgacgcccatgaggggcagagcgtcgcccctggtgggcatgccgggtggatcccagtcgggcgcatgcgggagtctgtctgactgcctccccgtttccaatttcagaaaaagaaaaagaaaaaaaaattgtgtttacaTTATTAAGTGAGCAAAAGCATTATGCTAAAAAAATgatgtacataccttaatttaaaaatgctttatttactttaaaaaaatgccagCTGTCATCTAAGCCTTcagtgagtcataatctttttgctggtgggtggtcttattattattatttttatttattttgtgtattcattttagaggagagacagagagagagagagaaggtggagaggagcaggaagcttcaactcccatatgtgccttgactggacgagcccagggtttgaactggcgacctcagcatttccaggtcaacgctttatccactgcaccaccacaggtcaggcagctggtGGGTGGTCTTGAGTCAATGTTAGTAGCTATACTgactgatcaggtggtggctgCTGAAGGTTGAGTGGCTTTGGCAATTTCTTATAATAAGACAATGAAGTCTGCCACAtcgattgatttttttttttctttcacaaatgATTTCTCTGTGGCATGCGATGCTGTTTGATAGAATTTTACCTGCAGTAGAACTCCTTTCAAAATTGGAGTCAGTCTTCTCAAACCCTGCCACTGCTTTGTCAGCTAAGTGTATGCAGTATTCTAAATCCTGTGTTACATCTCAACatcttctccacatcttcaccagcacagACCATCTTAAGAACCCACTTTCTTTGCTCATCCATAGAAACAACTTGAGTGGAGGGTCATCCATTCAAGTGCTGTCAGGAGATTGCAGCAATCCCATCGTGTcttctaattctagttctcttGCTGTTTCCACCACATCTGCACTTACTTCCTCCACTGAAGTCGTGAACCCCTCAAAGTCATCCATGAGGGTTGGGAACAACTTCTTCCAAACCCTTATTCCTCTTAATATTTTGATCTCTAACCAGGAATTATAAAAGTTGTTCATGGCCTCTAGAATggcgagattttttttttctttttcatttttctgaagctggaaacagggagagacagtcagacagactcccgcatgcgcccgactgggatccacccggcacgcccaccaggggcgatgctctgcccatcctgggcgtcgccatgttgcgaccagagccactctagcgcctggggcagaggccaaggagccatcctcagcgcccgggccatctttgctccaatggagccttggctgcgggaggggaagagagagaagagaggaaagcacggcggaggggtggagaagcaaatgggcgcttctcctgtgtgccctggctgggaatcgaatctgggtcctccgcacgctaggccaacgctctatcgctgagccaaccgtagAATGGCgagattttgatttatttttcccagGTCCATTAGAAGAATCACTATCTATGGCAGCAGTTAgccttacaaaatatatttattaaataataaggcTTGAAAGTCAAAATTACTCCTTGATCCACGGGCTGCAGAATGGGTCAGGAGGCATGAAAACATTAATCTTCTTGTCCACCTCCATCAGAACTTTTGGGCGAATAGGTGCATTGTCAATGAccagtaatattttgaaaggaattttttttctttctgagcagCAAGTCTCAACAGTGGGCTTATAATATTCAGTAAGCCAGGGTGTAAATAGATGTGCTGTCATTCAAGCTTTGTTGTCCCATTTATAGAGCAGGGGCTGAGTAGATTTAGCAGATCTCAAGAGCCCTAGGACTTTCAGAATGGTATATGAGCACTGACTTCAGCTTAAAGTCACCAGCTGCATGAGCTTCTAACAAGAGAGTCAGCTGTCCTTTGAAGCTTTGAAGCCAGGCATTGCCTTCTCCTCTCTAGCTATAGAAGTCCTAGATGGCTTCTTCTGCcaataaaaatctgttttgtcTACATTGAAAATCTGTTTGTTTAGTGTAGCCACCTTCACAAATGATCTTAGCTAGATTTTTCTGAATAACTTGCTGCAATTTCTACATCAGCACTTGCTGCTTCACCTTGTACTTTTCTGTTTTGGAGATATTATTGGCCTCAACAacataaatatgaaaacattttcataaCTGATACTGTGGAAATGCTAAGTGACAAAGGCAAAGACAGAACAATATTTATGCTGTTAAGAGATCAATAAAAATGATAACCCTCTGGCACGTTTGATAGAAAAAATCCtgcagatgagagagagaaaaaatatataaggaataaaGGGTGCAAGAACAGTATTAGAGAAGATGAAAAGCTATAAAGTAATACTATGTAGTATAATATTATGTAGTATACCTATATAATGTAATTCTTTGAGTCTCTGAATTTGAAGTTGTAAAGGAGATGGATTTAGGAAAGTGTAAGTGACTAAAATTGACTCAAGGTGAAGTAGGACTTTTTTGGGGGTGTGAAAAATGGACCCATATGTAcctgtatatatatagataattgAAATATCAGTAGGTTTGTGGTTTGTAACTGCAGGTTACCTCTGGGGAACTGGCTAGTACCAGAAAGATGCCTAGAAGCAAGTGGGGGGCACTCACTTTCTAAATACTATGATGCCAGGTGCTTTGAATCATATACAACAGCCATGAATTACTTTTGTTATAAAGGAAACAAGAATTTTGGGTGACTGGCTCCAGGGGAAGTCCTGGGAGGAAGCAGGAGGTGGGCTGAAGGGTGTCTGGAAACCAGCACCGATAACCAGAGTTCCTATCTCATGGGCACAGTTGTccactcttccctccctctccttcccccactggGAACAGACATTGAGATCTGAgggcacagaaaaagaagaaagacccaAGTACCTGCCCAGTCTGGGACCTGTAGTGCAGACTTTGGGAGTTTCCTCTCACTGCTACTGACCCAAGGCTTGCTGCCTGTATCTGCACCCACCCTCTGGAGCTCTAACAGGCTTGAGCTGAGCTGTGAAGTGAGTCTGGTCCTGAAAGCAGGGGCGaagaggcagggagggcaggcGCCTTTCCCCAAGCTGCAGGTAGGCACAGCCCACCCCAGGAGGCCCCCTCCTTTCTTCCGGCTCATACACCCACACAGCCCTCCCACATCTCGGCTGAAGAGATGCTCTCAGGCGCCAGCGAGCAGCAGCTCCTCGGCAGCAGAGCTGAAGGAGGGGCTGGAGCGCTGGGGCTGTCTGTGCAGGAGACCCGCAAACCAGAACTGAGGgggcttctcatctttcttcctctttaaaaacAACTTCCTTATTCCCACTGCAACTTAGAGGAGCCAGGAGTGATTCGGAGGAACTGACGCAGAGGTTTTATTTATGAACCTTGAGGAAGTTCTGGACAAGTCTCTCAACAGGACCTGCAAGGCCCCGGGGGTAGCCCCAGCTCCCAGCACCAGTTCAGCCTCCAGTGCCCTGTGGTAGCCAACCCACAACCATGAGCAGGGGTGCGGCATGACCCCTGAGGGCGTTTGCAGCAATGACACTACCCGTGGCCTCGACCCAGGTGGCCTTGCTTTGTGAGCAGCTCCACCAGGTAAGTGCACCCTCCGGGTCTCTAATGATCACCTGGGTGGGACCTTAAGCTCCTAAGAAGTAAGTCCACGCTGTTTAGCTACAGGCAGGAGTGGGAGACTGGTAGGTGAGAGCCTGCTTTTCTCACAGGAAA
Above is a window of Saccopteryx bilineata isolate mSacBil1 chromosome 7, mSacBil1_pri_phased_curated, whole genome shotgun sequence DNA encoding:
- the LOC136311032 gene encoding sperm-associated microtubule inner protein 10-like yields the protein MASEKDTRPILPKLANNCFDDNSSKPANRSEGHLPQFSLRHTMIPRFYVMPWKESMKFRNVNLKHAEVCGIHAGPLEDTLFLNCSERLCHGEDRKVVSKKGLPEIKIADMPLHSPLSRYQSTVISHGFRRRLV